From the Rhinatrema bivittatum chromosome 3, aRhiBiv1.1, whole genome shotgun sequence genome, one window contains:
- the ETAA1 gene encoding ewing's tumor-associated antigen 1 isoform X5: protein MYLETRKENGLAVHVPLKFQRLLIVFLLRLKLKNSEEELMQLVKQFNKNLVDAVQHQDIQDHTSVSDTETLNNGVHEEAQVHELHSFLEEVPEADIALTLKPIKHSSVVPQLEPNEHSSQKYVDQEAEVAFNALFDCSTQRMSGRLSQSLLDASINCLSENKNVPRESSQYISKQTKNEEQHISKDLYCKQNSLIPCPSIIQMGSPKGENTLNIPKENVTSKTGLIESSIQTTMPIKEDELDEWGSKDEDLLKDDSFIMQITQNPELISTSSDDLPPIKHSKSLLASNENSKTKAKTNESSSLVAGVTLLTQSNNFQYVPSKANKGINNVAKSFSNSTDRIEKSKVKGSPLQNERTFKDIKIGCEKSTQNKVSGIASHISVKPEVKSAKTDFLPNCSSTINVSGIGSYSVSEHYNSGGSQSGNYSNNTHAVSQQWPSGSSTNKGSNGAGMLAVQTCTGKQNQLETLTKYPVPLDDWNDPKFCDEILDMFCESDSLWETDEKEDDDLLYQACDAIEKLTQTQDVMQENETRHELVQQIPASCKSYPNMSLAVTKQGQSCESLQLRHVSHGISSLDTLYSKGRAARENAIKCRKSAIGPANSIAVTEHAPAMNKSVKSQNCSLSVLTNKVAVKLSRSHSTNAEGFASEHCSVSYNHGENNSQNAVKTLSSSFANKASLVPSKFTFTKVKSSQLIAVHTEHDSIVPECTFQTECRNTNLGEGKNQSTIPLFQSVQISRHSSLKRHLSEASIQSAKEQRSQKCSQEEIERKKQEALARRKMRLQTQLKDTSPT from the coding sequence GCTTAAATTAAAGAACAGTGAAGAAGAACTAATGCAGCTGGTTAAGCAGTTTAATAAAAATCTGGTAGATGCAGTTCAGCATCAAGACATTCAGGACCATACCTCTGTTTCAGATACAGAAACTTTAAATAATGGCGTGCATGAGGAGGCACAAGTTCATGAGCTTCATTCCTTTCTGGAGGAGGTCCCCGAAGCAGACATTGCTCTGACTTTGAAGCCAATAAAACATAGCTCTGTCGTACCTCAGTTAGAACCCAATGAACATAGCAGTCAGAAATATGTGGACCAAGAAGCTGAAGTTGCCTTCAATGCCCTTTTTGATTGCTCTACTCAGAGGATGAGTGGACGGTTGAGCCAGTCTCTGTTGGATGCATCGATCAACTGCTtaagtgaaaataaaaatgttccaagAGAAAGCAGCCAATACATttctaaacaaacaaaaaatgaggAACAGCATATTTCTAAAGATTTGTATTGCAAGCAAAATTCATTAATTCCATGTCCAAGTATCATCCAGATGGGAAGTCCAAAGGGAGAGAACACCCTCAATATACCAAAGGAAAATGTAACATCTAAGACAGGACTAATAGAATCAAGTATACAGACTACAATGCCTATCAAGGAAGATGAACTTGATGAATGGGGCAGTAAGGATGAGGACTTACTAAAGGATGATTCTTTTATTATGCAGATTACTCAAAACCCTGAATTAATTTCAACTTCTTCAGATGATTTACCACCTATAAAACATTCCAAAAGCTTGCTTGCTTCCAATGAAAATAGTAAAACTAAAGCCAAAACAAATGAAAGTTCTTCATTGGTGGCTGGTGTAACTCTTTTAACTCAATCAAACAATTTTCAGTATGTGCCCAGCAAAGCAAATAAGGGTATAAATAATGTTGCAAAGTCCTTTTCAAACTCAACTGATAGGATAGAGAAATCAAAGGTAAAAGGTAGCCCTCTGCAAAATGAGCGTACTTTTAAAGATATAAAGATAGGTTGTGAGAAAAGTACTCAAAACAAAGTCTCAGGTATTGCATCTCATATTTCTGTCAAACCTGAAGTTAAAAGTGCAAAGACTGATTTTCTACCAAACTGTAGCTCCACTATTAATGTTTCTGGAATAGGATCATATTCAGTCTCTGAGCATTATAACTCTGGTGGTTCGCAGTCTGGAAATTATAGCAATAACACGCATGCTGTTTCTCAGCAGTGGCCTTCAGGCTCTTCTACTAATAAAGGGTCTAATGGAGCAGGGATGTTAGCTGTCCAGACATGCACAGGTAAACAGAATCAGCTTGAGACCCTAACTAAATATCCTGTCCCTTTGGATGACTGGAATGACCCCAAGTTCTGCGATGAAATTCTAGATATGTTTTGTGAATCGGATAGTTTGTGGGAAACAGATGAAAAGGAAGATGATGATTTGCTGTACCAGGCTTGTGATGCTATAGAAAAACTGACTCAGACCCAAGATGTTATGCAGGAGAATGAGACAAGACATGAACTTGTGCAGCAAATACCTGCCAGTTGCAAATCTTATCCAAATATGAGTTTGGCAGTAACTAAGCAAGGACAATCCTGTGAATCATTACAACTCAGACATGTAAGTCATGGCATTTCTTCACTGGATACTTTGTACAGTAAAGGCAGAGCTGCAAGAGAAAATGCAATCAAATGCAGGAAATCGGCTATTGGACCTGCAAATTCTATAGCTGTTACTGAACATGCACCGGCAATGAACAAATCTGTAAAATCCCAAAACTGCAGTCTAAGTGTTTTGACGAATAAAGTTGCAGTAAAGTTAAGCAGGTCGCATTCTACAAATGCAGAGGGCTTTGCCTCAGAACATTGTTCAGTTAGCTACAACCATGGTGAGAATAATTCACAAAACGCAGTCAAGACGCTGAGTAGCAGTTTTGCTAACAAGGCCTCACTTGTACCTTCAAAGTTCACttttacaaaggttaaaagttctCAGCTAATTGCTGTTCATACTGAACATGATAGTATTGTTCCAGAATGTACTTTTCAAACTGAATGCAGAAATACGAATTTGGGTGAAGGCAAGAATCAGTCAACCATCCCTTTATTTCAGAGTGTACAAATTAGTCGACATTCCTCTCTGAAGAGGCATCTTTCAGAGGCTTCTATACAGTCTGCAAAAG